In Pseudobacter ginsenosidimutans, the following are encoded in one genomic region:
- a CDS encoding RNA polymerase sigma factor → MQADWDEQYIKARCSGGDRHAFTLLYSYYFKPLYRHIFLFIQNKETTEEILQNVFVKIWENRTALNEIVHLKPYLYRTARNMLLNHLRKMNTEQKVLRIRSVTESSSENPISDLIDSKDYKRLLQEALGQLPDKRKEIFLLRMEENLSLDEIASKLSISKNVVKKQLYAAIAFIRDYIHRQGGISAGLLMVLIKML, encoded by the coding sequence ATGCAGGCAGACTGGGATGAGCAATACATAAAAGCAAGATGCTCCGGAGGCGACAGGCACGCATTCACTTTATTGTACAGTTACTATTTCAAGCCATTGTACAGGCATATCTTCCTCTTCATTCAAAACAAGGAAACCACGGAAGAGATCCTCCAGAATGTATTTGTGAAAATATGGGAAAACAGGACAGCACTGAATGAGATCGTGCATCTGAAACCATACCTGTACAGAACTGCCAGGAATATGCTGCTGAACCATCTGCGCAAGATGAACACTGAACAGAAAGTGCTCAGGATACGCAGCGTCACGGAAAGCAGTTCGGAAAATCCCATATCCGATCTTATTGACTCCAAAGACTACAAACGTTTGTTGCAGGAAGCCCTGGGGCAGCTGCCTGATAAAAGGAAAGAGATCTTTCTGTTGCGCATGGAAGAGAATTTGTCGCTGGACGAAATCGCATCGAAGCTTTCCATTTCAAAGAATGTGGTGAAGAAGCAATTATATGCCGCCATCGCTTTTATCAGGGATTATATCCATCGCCAGGGTGGCATCTCCGCCGGTCTGCTGATGGTGCTGATAAAAATGTTGTAG
- a CDS encoding RagB/SusD family nutrient uptake outer membrane protein, translated as MQIQITTRTIIWILLFCSIASCKKIVDIDSPIDTITTEQVFSNNEQAEWTLGGVYSMMINGIQPNQTAERLQFSAGLAGFCGAMSADEVYPWSQNTAQEWMLSVNNLNVLNAFLPNEIWRSAYRAIYDANAIIEGVAASESDLLTDSARKQLTAEAKTIRAFSYFNLTNFYGELPLVLTIDYNQTKNLSRSPVSVIYQQIIKDLTEASADLHEDFRASNGKRTRINKWAAAALLARAYLFDGQYQNAINIATNVINRNDLYVLEPDLNLVFKENSKEIIWQLSQTRIYGESCTPDAKLWLPLFGEGFGSYTIYPGLLTAFESNDDRRTSWVAEYPNGFGQIIYMPHKYKNRSKTGITDENSVVLRLAELFLIRAEAAILLNAGNTSVAIDDLNMIRERAGLNDLPYSLTAPQVIQAVADERRKELFSEWAHRWFDLKRTGKAVEVLKQVSFKNPWKGDFQLLYPLPVNELKANFALSQNPGYEQL; from the coding sequence ATGCAAATACAAATCACTACAAGAACGATCATATGGATACTGTTGTTTTGCTCGATAGCTTCCTGTAAAAAAATAGTGGACATTGATTCTCCCATAGATACCATCACCACTGAGCAGGTGTTCAGTAACAATGAGCAGGCGGAATGGACGCTGGGTGGAGTTTACAGTATGATGATCAATGGAATTCAACCCAACCAGACAGCTGAGAGGCTGCAGTTTTCCGCGGGCCTGGCAGGCTTCTGTGGCGCCATGTCGGCGGATGAAGTATATCCCTGGAGTCAGAACACTGCGCAGGAATGGATGTTGAGCGTTAATAATCTCAATGTATTGAACGCCTTTCTGCCGAACGAAATCTGGAGATCTGCTTACCGGGCTATCTATGACGCCAATGCCATCATTGAAGGTGTTGCTGCATCGGAGTCAGACCTGCTCACTGACAGCGCCAGGAAACAACTCACAGCAGAAGCCAAAACCATCAGGGCATTCAGTTATTTCAACCTGACGAATTTTTACGGAGAATTGCCGCTCGTGCTCACGATCGATTACAACCAAACAAAGAACCTGAGCAGATCACCGGTTTCTGTGATCTATCAACAGATCATAAAAGACCTTACTGAAGCAAGCGCTGATCTGCATGAAGACTTCAGGGCAAGTAACGGAAAACGGACCCGCATCAATAAATGGGCAGCAGCGGCATTGCTTGCAAGGGCTTACCTGTTTGACGGACAATATCAGAACGCCATCAACATCGCCACCAATGTGATCAACAGGAACGATCTCTATGTGCTGGAACCTGATCTCAACCTCGTTTTCAAAGAGAATAGCAAAGAGATCATCTGGCAATTGTCGCAGACAAGAATATATGGAGAGTCCTGTACGCCGGATGCCAAATTATGGCTTCCCCTTTTTGGAGAAGGTTTTGGTTCTTATACTATCTACCCGGGTTTACTGACTGCTTTTGAATCAAACGATGACCGGCGTACAAGTTGGGTTGCTGAATATCCGAATGGATTTGGGCAGATCATCTATATGCCGCACAAATACAAGAACAGATCCAAAACAGGCATCACCGATGAAAACTCCGTTGTACTGCGTCTTGCAGAGCTGTTCCTCATCAGGGCCGAGGCCGCTATCCTGCTCAATGCAGGCAATACTTCAGTTGCCATCGATGACCTGAATATGATCAGGGAAAGAGCCGGGTTGAACGACCTTCCTTATTCACTTACTGCCCCGCAAGTGATACAAGCGGTAGCGGATGAAAGAAGAAAAGAACTGTTCTCTGAATGGGCACACCGCTGGTTCGATCTGAAAAGAACAGGGAAGGCCGTGGAAGTACTTAAACAAGTGAGCTTCAAAAATCCATGGAAGGGAGATTTTCAGTTATTGTATCCTCTTCCTGTTAATGAGTTGAAAGCAAATTTTGCGCTCTCACAGAACCCGGGATACGAGCAACTCTGA
- a CDS encoding ABC transporter permease subunit, translated as MRIIFKIAKAELRNLFYSPVAWVIVVAFLILAGMQFSDLLVNVASQQQFYQDNSKEWKGFDRPLSMLLYDGAYRYLLENLFLFIPLLTMGVISREIQGGTIRLLGSSPVRTRDIVLGKYLGLVIYNMILLLPVAFLMIAGYFSIVQAEYKVFMSALLGIFLLSCTYSAIGLYVSSLTNYQVVAALCTFLLFIVLANMSIFWQQHDFFRDLSWFLNIAGRVDSFLGGLITTNNLAYFFLIIFLFVGFTFLRLHNRQESGKWYFFFARYIALLVVVLALGYLTSKPHFIGYMDVTRGKVNTIHPAIQKVVEELGDGPLKVTFYSNLMHPTGVNGFPSARNQYLWGVWGKYQRFHPNIDFGYVYYYDLMDDDTMFRKTYPNKTLEEVAKKFIRLNGLPKSIFKTPAEIRKMINLQDEGLRAVMQLEYKGKKTFLRTFEDFKFWPDQDQVAGAISMLTRDSIPQLYFSTGHYERSPFKSGEREYSGQAMLKLSRGALLNLGVKSDTLNLGKSSIPSKGIFVLADPKSALSPDEQEKITQYLNSGGDAIFYAEPGKQLMLNPVLRTIGVELEDGIIVKPNKNEMAHMVLPEVTDTAKYMADEEVLWKFRYEKVPIQIYFPGTASIRYEEANGFRIEPIFEMTDTTGTWRERGQFVPDSAAPVYSPTEGDVKEKKYVTGIKLTRQINNREQRIIVTAESDFMSLIRGSGAAWKNAAYSWLLRNEYPFYFNYPSPVDQLLTIRRKTSEKIRWVFVYILPGIAIAAGTILLIRRKRK; from the coding sequence ATGAGAATCATTTTTAAAATCGCAAAGGCGGAATTGCGTAACCTGTTCTATTCGCCTGTTGCCTGGGTGATCGTTGTTGCCTTTTTGATACTGGCAGGAATGCAGTTCAGCGACCTTCTTGTGAATGTTGCCTCGCAACAACAGTTCTACCAGGATAATTCGAAAGAATGGAAAGGCTTCGACAGGCCGCTGAGTATGTTACTGTATGATGGCGCCTACCGGTACCTGCTGGAAAATCTTTTCCTTTTTATTCCGCTCCTGACCATGGGCGTTATCAGCAGGGAAATACAGGGTGGGACCATCAGGCTTCTCGGTTCTTCGCCTGTGCGTACCCGTGATATCGTGCTTGGAAAATACCTGGGACTGGTGATCTATAACATGATCCTGCTATTGCCTGTGGCATTCCTGATGATCGCCGGCTATTTTTCCATCGTACAGGCAGAATACAAGGTCTTCATGAGCGCATTGCTGGGGATCTTCCTGCTGTCTTGCACCTATTCAGCTATCGGCCTGTATGTTTCCAGTCTCACCAATTACCAGGTGGTAGCGGCCTTGTGTACTTTTCTATTATTTATCGTACTGGCAAATATGTCGATCTTCTGGCAGCAGCATGATTTCTTCAGGGATCTCAGCTGGTTCCTGAATATTGCAGGAAGGGTAGACAGTTTCCTGGGTGGATTGATAACCACCAATAACCTCGCCTATTTTTTTCTGATCATCTTTTTGTTTGTGGGCTTTACTTTCCTGCGATTGCATAACCGGCAGGAATCAGGGAAATGGTATTTTTTCTTTGCCCGGTATATTGCCCTCCTGGTGGTGGTGCTTGCGCTGGGCTACCTTACATCAAAGCCACATTTCATCGGTTACATGGATGTTACAAGAGGTAAGGTAAACACCATTCATCCGGCTATTCAGAAAGTGGTGGAGGAACTGGGGGATGGGCCATTGAAAGTTACATTCTATTCAAATCTCATGCATCCTACCGGCGTCAATGGCTTTCCCTCGGCAAGGAATCAGTACCTGTGGGGTGTATGGGGGAAATACCAGCGTTTCCATCCAAACATCGATTTCGGGTATGTGTACTATTACGATCTGATGGATGATGATACCATGTTCAGAAAAACTTATCCCAATAAAACTCTTGAAGAGGTAGCCAAAAAATTCATCAGACTGAATGGTCTCCCGAAATCCATTTTCAAAACCCCGGCTGAGATCAGGAAAATGATCAATCTGCAGGATGAAGGACTGAGGGCTGTGATGCAGCTGGAGTATAAAGGAAAGAAAACTTTCCTGCGGACCTTCGAGGATTTTAAATTCTGGCCCGATCAGGACCAGGTGGCCGGCGCCATATCAATGCTCACGCGGGACAGTATTCCACAATTATACTTTTCAACCGGCCATTATGAACGCAGTCCGTTCAAGTCCGGGGAAAGGGAATACAGCGGACAGGCAATGCTGAAATTAAGCAGGGGCGCACTGTTGAACCTGGGTGTAAAAAGCGATACCCTGAATCTCGGCAAGAGCAGTATTCCTTCCAAAGGCATATTTGTACTGGCTGATCCAAAATCCGCTTTATCACCTGATGAACAGGAAAAAATAACACAATACCTCAATTCCGGTGGTGATGCTATTTTCTATGCAGAGCCCGGCAAGCAGTTGATGCTGAACCCGGTTTTGCGAACCATTGGCGTAGAGCTTGAAGATGGCATCATCGTGAAGCCCAATAAGAATGAAATGGCGCATATGGTTTTGCCGGAGGTCACAGATACAGCCAAATACATGGCAGATGAAGAAGTGCTTTGGAAATTCAGGTACGAAAAAGTGCCGATACAAATCTATTTCCCCGGAACGGCCAGCATAAGGTATGAAGAAGCCAATGGTTTCAGGATCGAGCCCATTTTTGAAATGACCGATACAACCGGAACCTGGCGGGAGCGTGGACAGTTTGTTCCCGATTCTGCAGCGCCCGTTTATTCACCCACAGAAGGTGATGTAAAAGAGAAAAAATATGTGACGGGTATTAAATTGACACGCCAGATCAATAACCGCGAACAAAGGATCATTGTAACTGCCGAGTCTGATTTCATGAGCCTCATCAGAGGGTCGGGAGCAGCCTGGAAGAACGCAGCATACAGTTGGTTACTTCGAAATGAATATCCTTTCTATTTCAACTATCCCTCTCCGGTAGATCAATTGCTTACCATCAGAAGGAAAACCTCTGAAAAGATCAGGTGGGTCTTCGTGTACATACTTCCGGGCATTGCTATTGCCGCAGGGACCATCCTGCTGATCAGAAGAAAGCGTAAATAA
- a CDS encoding RNA polymerase sigma factor, producing MPDKLQYNPQELLLRVAAGDEQAFHQLVLRYSEKVFFHAFHFLKTWHAAEETTQDIFLRIWQKREKLSSVEDWDKYLFIVSRNFLINGLQKRAQSFESTDTWHSLAVSSNPADQFENKELGALLEKAIEQLPEQKRMIFRMIHQQGLSQDEVAQSLGIATRTVRWNLVSAVSGIRDFLHRHASGDLFFMLLFVADSVRRKNFLQ from the coding sequence TTGCCTGACAAACTGCAATACAACCCACAGGAATTGTTGCTCCGTGTAGCAGCAGGAGATGAACAGGCATTCCACCAGTTGGTACTCCGCTATTCAGAAAAAGTCTTCTTTCATGCTTTCCATTTCTTAAAAACCTGGCATGCGGCCGAGGAAACCACCCAGGATATTTTCCTTCGTATCTGGCAGAAACGGGAAAAGCTCAGTTCGGTGGAGGACTGGGACAAATATCTTTTTATCGTCAGCAGGAATTTTCTCATCAACGGACTTCAGAAGAGAGCGCAATCGTTCGAGTCTACGGACACCTGGCATTCCCTGGCCGTTTCCAGCAATCCGGCAGACCAGTTCGAGAACAAGGAGCTGGGCGCATTGCTGGAAAAAGCCATTGAGCAATTGCCTGAACAGAAGCGCATGATCTTCCGGATGATTCACCAGCAGGGACTGAGCCAGGATGAAGTGGCGCAGTCCCTGGGTATTGCCACACGCACTGTTCGCTGGAACCTTGTGTCCGCAGTGAGTGGTATCCGGGATTTCCTGCACAGGCATGCTTCCGGCGATCTTTTTTTCATGCTGCTGTTTGTGGCCGATTCCGTACGCAGAAAAAATTTCCTGCAATAG
- a CDS encoding SusC/RagA family TonB-linked outer membrane protein, with amino-acid sequence MQKSLHGYRPAWRRRRYLTKTLMVMKLTIVLLIAFVFHAGAKGLAQNVTYSGNNVPLETVFTEVEKQTGYFFLYTKQTLLNTQPVSFSVKEMPLPDFLKKIFEHQPLTYTIASKTITITPTLEAIPEKLQVTVKIPVIIPPVTISGRIADMNGAALSGASVTVKGTSKGVSAGTDGRFILSNIPDDALIVVSAIGYQTIHVRILNNSLNRVGENGKAEVIGNGGLTDQLILLKRGTSQLDETVVIAYGSTTRRMATGSIGTIKGEDISRTPVANLQEAMQGRIPGVNVIFNNGKPNSPVKIQIRGRNSLNPNSYTDPLYVLDGIPLNPLSHQETMGYLTPGYTSGPMQAGLNYNGGENLLAFVNPKDVESIDFLKDADATALYGARAANGVILITTKRGKPGPTRVDVDANFGIVTPTRKIKLMGTADYLAVRREAFKNDGITPTLDNAIDLVKWDPNRQVDWQDFLLGTGKSQTYNLNVSGGVGHTNYRFSANYTETDQLLNFSGKSKGGGLSANITHRSTNQKLQLAFNSILGLTDNTTYGVGTDAIFLPPNAPDAFTKEGNANFSEWRTTFTTVYPFAGLFLSNPSQTATFTSNLSASYELLRGLSVSMSGGHIFYDNDNSSFRPLASQDPAFTRISMAYFGKTTGKTININGGLRYKRYVGKGTMDIGLTAEYVKQTSKAVASYGLGYPNDNMMKNINNAMIRNVGLSFAEARSIGLLASLRYDYENKYILNVNLRRDGSSKFAPGRQFGNFGSVSGSWILSNEKWLDRILPKWVSSLKMLTTYGTTGSSSTGDYEYLSRWTILAGNGERFPDYENLPAMRINQPVNQQYQWESTSQVNYGAELALLKDALVLNVTHYRKLSGNQLLEIPTPEYTGFISALGNLDALVLNTGWEFSLSGRISVSKDLSIGFSLNMDIQRNKLKEYPNLEESPYAQTYVVGRSISNQYLLHYTGIDPFSGNPTFEDRSKDGYIAQYDRYPLLDSRSDLSVVINTDDAKYQGGLQLVVNWKDLQFSTGMTFRNQIGAIPYLSGVMGEMKNFYLPDSEKNKVWRKPGDIASYPRFTTNPVNEITRSDGYYANASYIKFNQLSVSYSFPYRWLNKVHLKDCRIKFAVNNLGYITPYKGLDPETQMSLYAGPVQRQFSTGIGIGL; translated from the coding sequence ATGCAAAAATCCCTTCATGGGTACCGGCCTGCCTGGAGGAGGCGCCGGTACCTGACCAAAACACTGATGGTGATGAAACTCACAATTGTACTACTGATCGCTTTTGTATTCCACGCCGGCGCCAAAGGGCTTGCGCAAAATGTAACTTACTCGGGAAACAATGTTCCGCTGGAAACAGTTTTTACGGAAGTGGAAAAACAGACAGGCTATTTTTTCCTCTACACAAAACAAACACTACTGAACACACAGCCGGTGAGCTTCTCCGTGAAGGAAATGCCATTGCCGGATTTCCTGAAGAAAATATTCGAACACCAACCCCTTACCTATACCATCGCCAGTAAGACCATCACCATCACTCCAACTCTGGAAGCGATTCCGGAAAAACTGCAGGTAACGGTGAAGATACCGGTGATCATTCCTCCGGTTACAATTTCAGGACGCATCGCTGATATGAATGGCGCTGCTTTGTCCGGCGCATCAGTTACTGTAAAAGGAACATCCAAAGGAGTATCTGCGGGTACTGATGGACGTTTCATTTTGTCCAATATTCCCGATGATGCATTGATCGTTGTTTCTGCTATCGGCTATCAGACCATTCATGTGCGTATCCTGAACAATTCATTGAACAGGGTGGGTGAGAATGGCAAGGCTGAAGTGATCGGAAACGGAGGATTGACTGATCAGCTCATCCTTCTGAAACGCGGTACCAGTCAGCTCGATGAAACAGTGGTGATCGCTTATGGCTCCACCACCAGGCGTATGGCTACGGGCAGTATCGGCACTATCAAAGGTGAGGATATCAGCAGAACACCGGTGGCCAATCTGCAGGAAGCCATGCAGGGAAGGATCCCTGGTGTGAATGTGATATTCAACAATGGAAAACCCAACTCCCCTGTCAAAATACAGATCAGGGGAAGGAATTCTCTGAACCCAAATTCGTACACCGATCCTTTGTATGTGCTGGACGGTATACCGCTGAATCCACTTTCTCACCAGGAAACAATGGGTTATCTCACGCCTGGCTATACATCCGGACCTATGCAGGCTGGCCTGAATTACAACGGTGGGGAGAACCTGCTTGCTTTCGTTAATCCCAAAGATGTTGAAAGTATAGATTTCCTGAAAGATGCAGATGCCACCGCCCTATACGGTGCGCGTGCTGCCAATGGTGTGATCCTGATCACCACCAAAAGAGGAAAACCCGGTCCCACCCGTGTGGATGTGGATGCCAATTTTGGTATTGTTACACCCACGCGCAAGATCAAACTGATGGGAACAGCAGATTACCTGGCAGTCCGGAGAGAAGCATTCAAAAATGACGGCATTACTCCCACACTGGACAATGCTATCGATCTTGTCAAATGGGACCCCAACAGACAGGTGGACTGGCAGGATTTCCTGTTGGGAACAGGAAAGAGTCAGACCTATAATCTAAATGTTTCAGGGGGAGTTGGTCATACCAATTACCGGTTCAGTGCCAACTACACTGAAACAGACCAGCTGCTGAATTTCTCCGGCAAATCGAAAGGTGGTGGACTGAGCGCTAATATCACTCACAGGAGCACTAATCAAAAATTACAGCTTGCTTTCAACTCCATCCTCGGATTAACTGATAATACAACCTATGGAGTTGGAACCGATGCGATCTTTTTACCTCCCAACGCCCCTGATGCGTTCACAAAAGAAGGGAATGCCAATTTTAGCGAATGGCGTACAACTTTTACAACTGTATACCCGTTCGCAGGACTATTCCTGAGCAATCCCAGTCAGACTGCTACTTTCACCTCCAATCTCAGCGCCAGTTATGAATTGTTACGTGGTCTTTCTGTAAGCATGTCCGGTGGTCATATCTTTTATGACAATGATAATTCCAGTTTCAGGCCATTGGCTTCCCAGGATCCTGCATTTACAAGAATTTCCATGGCCTACTTCGGCAAAACCACCGGCAAAACCATCAATATCAACGGAGGACTGCGATACAAAAGATATGTTGGAAAAGGAACAATGGACATCGGACTGACCGCTGAATATGTAAAACAAACCTCCAAGGCAGTTGCCTCTTACGGTTTGGGATACCCGAATGACAACATGATGAAGAATATCAATAATGCCATGATCCGTAACGTTGGGCTAAGCTTTGCGGAAGCAAGGAGTATTGGCTTGCTTGCCTCACTGAGATATGATTATGAGAACAAATATATCCTGAATGTAAACCTTCGGAGGGATGGCTCTTCAAAGTTTGCTCCCGGCAGGCAGTTCGGAAATTTTGGCTCTGTGAGTGGTTCCTGGATACTCTCTAATGAGAAATGGTTGGACAGGATATTACCAAAATGGGTAAGCTCCCTGAAAATGCTCACTACATATGGTACCACCGGTTCAAGTTCAACCGGAGATTACGAGTACCTGAGCAGATGGACTATTCTTGCAGGCAATGGTGAGCGATTCCCGGATTATGAAAACCTTCCCGCTATGAGGATCAACCAGCCGGTGAACCAGCAATACCAGTGGGAGTCAACCTCTCAGGTGAATTATGGAGCAGAGCTAGCCCTGCTGAAAGACGCGCTGGTCCTGAATGTGACCCATTACAGGAAACTTTCAGGAAATCAGTTGCTGGAAATCCCTACTCCGGAATATACAGGATTCATTTCGGCACTTGGGAACCTGGATGCGCTGGTACTAAATACTGGCTGGGAATTCAGTCTTTCAGGCAGGATTTCAGTTTCAAAAGACCTGTCCATTGGATTTTCGCTGAACATGGATATTCAAAGGAATAAATTAAAAGAGTATCCCAATCTTGAAGAATCTCCATATGCCCAAACTTATGTGGTGGGCAGGTCTATCAGTAATCAGTACCTGCTTCATTATACAGGCATAGATCCTTTCTCCGGGAATCCTACGTTTGAAGACAGGAGCAAAGATGGGTATATTGCTCAGTACGACAGGTATCCTTTGCTGGACTCCAGGTCTGACCTCTCTGTAGTGATTAATACCGATGACGCGAAATACCAGGGTGGCCTGCAACTGGTGGTAAACTGGAAAGATCTGCAATTCAGTACGGGAATGACTTTCAGAAATCAGATAGGCGCCATCCCCTACCTGAGCGGTGTTATGGGGGAAATGAAAAATTTCTATCTGCCGGATAGTGAAAAGAACAAGGTGTGGAGAAAACCTGGAGATATTGCCTCATATCCCCGCTTTACTACCAACCCGGTAAATGAGATCACAAGGTCAGACGGTTATTACGCCAATGCTTCCTATATCAAATTCAACCAATTGTCTGTATCCTACAGTTTCCCCTACCGCTGGCTCAATAAAGTTCATTTGAAGGATTGCAGGATCAAGTTTGCTGTGAACAATCTTGGTTATATCACTCCATACAAGGGGCTTGATCCGGAAACACAAATGTCTTTATATGCCGGCCCGGTTCAAAGACAGTTCTCAACAGGAATTGGTATTGGTCTTTAA
- a CDS encoding FecR family protein — MDQSARAGFIKKFITASFTSEEQEEFVSWVKQASKAELEAAWQLYTELDAGNPDHEAPPITFREALERRLDLADRPARIHRFRWYAAAAVLVATAGLATFFLMNREDKPAEQAAPVVAKIDLPPGGNKATLILSGGRSIALDDIPAGKLAMENGVNIQKNADGQLFYSVTGEAGKSDEPIYNTISTPKGGQYQVSLPDGSMVWLNAASSLSFPVNFTGKERKVSITGEAYFDIKKNKEQPFVVQSGNQEVEVLGTEFNINSYLPGSISTSLLEGSVRVINTDSRQQVVLQPGKQAVLNNQEITTNGFNADNVTSWIRGLFSYTNASLNTVMNDFERWYDVEVVYAGSIPEFDFTGDIPRKLKASQFLEIMSSYPVKFSLEAIGGKQRLTVSAR; from the coding sequence ATGGACCAATCTGCAAGAGCCGGTTTTATCAAAAAATTCATAACAGCCTCCTTCACTTCTGAAGAGCAGGAAGAATTTGTGAGCTGGGTAAAGCAGGCCAGCAAAGCTGAACTGGAAGCCGCCTGGCAGCTCTATACTGAACTGGATGCAGGCAATCCTGATCATGAAGCGCCGCCAATTACATTCCGTGAAGCATTGGAACGCAGGCTGGACCTGGCAGACAGGCCAGCACGGATCCACAGGTTTCGCTGGTATGCCGCAGCCGCAGTATTGGTGGCAACAGCGGGACTGGCCACTTTCTTTCTCATGAACCGGGAAGATAAACCTGCAGAGCAGGCCGCGCCCGTGGTAGCTAAAATAGATCTGCCACCTGGCGGCAATAAGGCAACACTCATACTTTCCGGCGGCAGGAGCATTGCCCTGGACGATATTCCCGCGGGAAAACTCGCCATGGAAAACGGAGTGAATATTCAGAAAAATGCCGATGGGCAATTGTTTTATTCTGTTACCGGAGAAGCAGGAAAATCAGATGAGCCCATTTACAATACCATCAGTACGCCGAAAGGCGGACAATACCAGGTAAGCCTGCCCGATGGCTCAATGGTTTGGCTCAATGCTGCATCCAGCCTGAGTTTCCCCGTGAACTTCACCGGTAAGGAAAGAAAGGTAAGTATTACAGGCGAAGCCTATTTCGATATAAAGAAAAACAAGGAGCAACCATTTGTAGTGCAATCAGGCAACCAGGAAGTGGAAGTACTGGGCACTGAATTCAATATCAACAGCTACCTGCCCGGCTCCATCAGTACTTCACTGTTGGAGGGAAGTGTGAGGGTGATCAATACGGATTCCCGTCAGCAGGTGGTGCTGCAACCCGGAAAACAAGCCGTCCTGAACAACCAGGAGATCACCACCAATGGATTCAATGCAGACAATGTTACCAGTTGGATAAGGGGATTGTTCAGTTATACCAATGCATCTCTCAATACCGTGATGAATGATTTTGAAAGATGGTACGATGTTGAAGTGGTATATGCAGGCAGTATTCCCGAATTCGATTTTACAGGAGATATTCCAAGAAAGCTAAAAGCCAGCCAGTTCCTCGAGATCATGAGCAGCTATCCGGTGAAATTCAGCCTGGAAGCAATTGGCGGCAAACAACGATTGACCGTTTCTGCCCGTTAA
- a CDS encoding FecR family protein has translation MSDKEGFVALLNKYVTGNITAEEEKLFLSMVQEHASDPALEEALWESYQQSADLEFWSDDYRKAFAGKIMQRIHPTIKEEKGTVIPMRRRFPRIAVAAAVLVLLAAGAYLWLQFRNVSRDPVAMHNDLPPGKDGAVLTLSDGRKMVLDSLRNGMVAKESNAEIMLTDGKLSYTSSEQPAEEIAYNIMSTPKGRQFQLVLPDGSKVWLNAASSIRYPVVFRGKQRMVELEGEAYFEIAADAKMPFKVKVNDGNEVEVLGTRFNVNAYYNESNISTTLLEGSVRVNAGTQSVILKPRQQARADREVQRLLRDDADINKVLAWKNGYFDFNNEGLQLMMRQLERWYDINVLYEGKIPDIVFQGKMDRNVQLSDVVRFLTMFGIKTRLEERTLIISGS, from the coding sequence ATGTCAGACAAGGAAGGTTTTGTTGCATTGTTGAACAAGTATGTGACTGGTAACATCACTGCGGAAGAGGAGAAGCTGTTCCTTTCCATGGTGCAGGAACATGCCAGTGATCCGGCGCTGGAAGAAGCGTTATGGGAAAGTTATCAGCAGAGTGCAGACCTGGAATTCTGGAGTGATGATTACCGGAAAGCCTTTGCCGGTAAGATCATGCAACGGATCCATCCAACGATAAAAGAAGAAAAAGGAACTGTTATTCCTATGCGCAGAAGATTTCCCCGCATTGCTGTGGCTGCCGCAGTATTGGTGCTGCTGGCAGCAGGTGCTTACCTCTGGCTACAGTTCCGGAATGTCAGCAGAGATCCTGTGGCGATGCACAATGACCTGCCGCCAGGGAAAGATGGAGCAGTACTGACGTTGAGCGATGGAAGGAAAATGGTGCTGGACAGTCTCCGCAATGGAATGGTGGCAAAGGAATCGAATGCGGAGATCATGCTCACTGATGGCAAACTGAGTTACACTTCTTCGGAGCAGCCAGCTGAAGAAATTGCTTACAATATCATGAGCACGCCCAAAGGAAGACAATTCCAATTGGTATTGCCCGATGGCTCGAAAGTATGGCTCAATGCAGCGAGCTCAATCCGCTATCCTGTAGTGTTCAGAGGGAAGCAAAGAATGGTGGAACTGGAAGGTGAAGCTTATTTTGAAATAGCGGCTGATGCAAAAATGCCTTTTAAAGTGAAGGTGAATGATGGCAATGAAGTGGAAGTGCTTGGAACCAGGTTCAATGTGAATGCTTATTATAATGAATCGAATATCTCTACCACCTTGCTTGAAGGCTCCGTCCGCGTGAATGCCGGCACACAATCGGTGATATTGAAGCCGCGTCAGCAGGCCCGCGCGGATCGTGAGGTACAACGATTGCTGCGCGATGATGCAGACATCAACAAAGTGCTTGCCTGGAAGAATGGCTACTTCGATTTCAACAACGAAGGCCTGCAGCTGATGATGCGCCAGCTGGAACGCTGGTATGATATCAATGTTCTGTACGAAGGAAAAATACCCGATATAGTTTTTCAGGGGAAAATGGACAGGAACGTTCAGTTATCTGATGTTGTCCGTTTCCTGACGATGTTTGGAATCAAGACCAGGTTGGAAGAAAGGACTCTGATTATTTCCGGATCATAA